A region from the Vibrio navarrensis genome encodes:
- a CDS encoding FecCD family ABC transporter permease, whose translation MSLEMVQQIVLAQRNSERRRSVMLIVFGLLLLSSFVLDLMTGPSLIDVTSVLHTLFEWVGLPFQVEPSTQVIVKNLRLPIALMAIFVGGSLGVGGAEMQTLLNNSMASPYTLGMAAAAGFGAALVLYLGSLGIDSHFAVPLGAFIFCMISACFLFALASVRHVGTGQLILAGIALLFLFQSLLSLVQFISSPELSQQILFWLFGSLSKATWQNLTITALVVSISFLILLKDAWKLTALRLGEERAKSLGVNITHLRLKTLFIVAVMTATVTSFVGIIGFVGIVAPNIAKILVGEDQRFYLPLSFLVGAFLLSSASVLSKVIVPGALFPIGIVTAIIGVPFFFWLIIGRQR comes from the coding sequence ATGTCTTTAGAAATGGTCCAGCAAATCGTACTGGCACAACGTAATAGCGAGCGCCGTCGTAGCGTCATGCTGATCGTCTTTGGTCTCTTGCTGTTGAGCTCTTTTGTGCTTGATTTGATGACAGGCCCTTCGCTTATTGATGTCACTTCAGTGTTACATACGCTTTTTGAGTGGGTTGGGCTGCCATTCCAAGTCGAACCTTCTACGCAAGTTATTGTAAAAAACTTGCGTTTGCCCATCGCCCTAATGGCCATTTTTGTTGGTGGTTCGCTTGGTGTGGGTGGGGCAGAGATGCAAACGCTGCTGAACAACTCCATGGCTAGCCCCTATACCTTAGGGATGGCCGCAGCCGCTGGTTTTGGAGCGGCATTAGTGCTCTATTTGGGGTCATTAGGCATCGATAGCCATTTTGCGGTGCCGCTTGGGGCTTTTATTTTTTGTATGATTTCGGCTTGTTTTCTTTTTGCTTTAGCCTCGGTTCGCCATGTAGGGACTGGGCAGTTGATATTAGCGGGAATAGCTTTACTGTTTTTATTTCAGTCATTGCTTTCGTTGGTACAGTTCATCTCCTCGCCAGAGTTAAGTCAGCAAATTTTATTTTGGCTATTTGGCAGCTTATCCAAAGCAACTTGGCAAAATTTGACCATCACGGCTTTGGTCGTCAGCATAAGCTTTTTAATATTGCTAAAGGATGCATGGAAGTTGACGGCGCTTCGTTTAGGTGAAGAACGAGCCAAAAGTTTAGGCGTGAATATCACTCACTTACGCCTAAAAACGCTGTTCATCGTCGCTGTCATGACCGCTACTGTAACGAGTTTTGTTGGTATTATTGGCTTTGTTGGAATTGTTGCTCCGAATATCGCCAAAATATTGGTTGGAGAGGACCAACGTTTCTATCTGCCGCTCTCCTTTCTCGTGGGTGCGTTTCTACTCTCAAGCGCGTCGGTATTGTCCAAAGTCATCGTCCCGGGTGCACTTTTTCCGATCGGCATAGTTACGGCGATTATTGGTGTTCCTTTCTTTTTCTGGTTGATCATTGGGAGGCAGCGCTAA
- a CDS encoding glutathione S-transferase family protein encodes MITLHHLNKSRSKRIIWLLEELGVEYQIVPYQRDSVTFLAPPELKAIHPLGKSPVLEEDGQAIAESGAITEYLIGKYAAERLAPAKESKEYIEYLQWLHFAESSGMLPLLLKVFLLKDGAETKFLAPYADSEISKILSYVEQSLQGKTYLVADKLTGADIMMSFIVEITAQFGLLAHYSNLARYGETLAAHPCFQKAQALELQYQ; translated from the coding sequence ATGATCACCTTACATCACCTGAATAAATCCCGCTCTAAACGCATTATTTGGCTGCTGGAAGAGCTGGGCGTTGAGTATCAAATCGTCCCGTATCAACGTGATAGTGTCACTTTTTTAGCGCCACCCGAGCTTAAAGCGATCCACCCACTGGGTAAATCGCCGGTGCTTGAAGAGGATGGTCAAGCGATCGCCGAGTCCGGCGCCATCACGGAATATCTGATTGGTAAATACGCCGCCGAGCGTTTAGCACCAGCCAAAGAGAGCAAGGAGTACATCGAGTACCTGCAATGGTTACACTTTGCCGAAAGCTCCGGTATGTTGCCCTTGCTACTGAAAGTGTTTCTCCTCAAAGACGGGGCAGAAACTAAGTTCTTAGCACCGTATGCAGACAGTGAAATCAGCAAGATATTGAGCTACGTAGAGCAAAGCCTCCAAGGCAAAACCTACCTTGTGGCCGATAAGCTGACTGGCGCTGACATCATGATGTCGTTCATTGTTGAGATCACCGCACAGTTTGGTTTGCTGGCACACTACTCGAATCTGGCGCGCTACGGCGAAACGCTCGCCGCCCATCCTTGCTTTCAAAAAGCGCAAGCGCTTGAGCTGCAATACCAGTAG
- a CDS encoding TetR/AcrR family transcriptional regulator, whose product MNSKTSDTRQQILNIGYQLVVNQGFTAVGLSLLLKEAGVPKGSFYHYFKSKEQFGQALIESYFQHYLAQLEAIVGNRAQSGYQSLLDYFSRWLTVEEGVCNANRCLVVKLSGEVSDLSDSMRHALSVGAQRVIATLAEAIQRGIEDGSIEVADAAATAQQLYQQWLGASLLNKLMQDQHHLEHCLASTKQILRRQA is encoded by the coding sequence ATGAACAGCAAAACTTCCGATACTCGCCAGCAGATCCTCAATATTGGCTATCAACTCGTCGTTAACCAAGGCTTCACCGCCGTTGGCCTTTCCCTGTTGCTCAAAGAAGCGGGCGTACCCAAAGGCTCGTTTTATCACTATTTCAAATCGAAAGAACAGTTTGGTCAGGCTCTAATTGAAAGCTACTTCCAACATTATCTTGCACAGTTAGAAGCGATTGTCGGCAACCGCGCACAATCAGGCTACCAGAGTTTGCTTGATTACTTTTCTCGCTGGTTAACGGTTGAAGAAGGAGTTTGCAACGCCAACCGTTGTCTGGTGGTAAAACTCAGTGGTGAAGTGTCTGATCTCTCAGACAGCATGCGCCATGCATTGTCTGTTGGCGCACAGCGTGTGATCGCCACCTTGGCCGAGGCCATTCAGCGTGGTATCGAGGATGGCTCCATTGAGGTTGCGGATGCCGCAGCCACCGCGCAGCAGCTCTATCAGCAATGGCTTGGAGCAAGCTTGCTCAATAAATTAATGCAAGACCAACACCATTTAGAACACTGTTTGGCCTCCACCAAACAGATACTGCGCCGTCAGGCGTAA
- a CDS encoding carbohydrate porin gives MKAIKFIPTCVAVSLPLFSASIYAADVEGFNFSGYARYGAAFQGSDEKNVNTAGALNGNATGRLGNENNGGEFSLSRTFTGEQGAKWDIVVMFDHYSDSSWATTGGVKLKKTYASVTNFVSSQPKLRVWAGRDFHQRAQTDLNDYFWMMHDGQGGGFYNLNLAGVKLDMSVVGQVEGDMVGDSGKYALTTKLHDMKIFGLADLALYANYGFASKKAKEQPYYDIDSYQVGGEISAGKHKLVVRYSDNAKDSVFDMTEDQKALLFSFNGEQEVSNDLGVQYLAAYQSLDVADFNDRVNYNVIVRPTYAWDNMNSTWLDAGFSLVDYKHVDAKNSSWKVTLSQNIAISSKTWARPMLRFYATIGKADNEYIGFDSSTGQMKSSNLDTATFGAMFEAWW, from the coding sequence ATGAAAGCAATAAAATTCATCCCTACTTGTGTTGCCGTGAGTCTTCCTCTTTTTTCAGCGTCTATTTATGCTGCCGATGTCGAAGGATTTAATTTTTCTGGTTACGCTCGTTATGGTGCAGCATTTCAAGGCAGCGATGAAAAAAATGTGAACACAGCTGGGGCATTGAATGGCAACGCAACAGGCAGGCTCGGGAACGAGAATAACGGCGGCGAGTTTAGCTTAAGCAGAACATTCACCGGTGAACAAGGCGCGAAATGGGATATTGTTGTGATGTTCGATCACTACTCTGACTCTTCGTGGGCAACAACGGGAGGGGTTAAACTCAAGAAAACTTATGCTAGTGTTACTAACTTCGTCTCTTCACAGCCGAAGTTAAGAGTGTGGGCTGGCCGCGATTTTCATCAACGGGCGCAGACTGATCTTAACGACTATTTTTGGATGATGCACGACGGGCAGGGTGGTGGCTTCTATAACCTAAACTTAGCCGGAGTGAAGCTCGATATGAGTGTTGTCGGTCAGGTAGAAGGCGATATGGTTGGCGACAGCGGAAAATATGCGCTCACCACTAAACTGCATGATATGAAAATATTTGGTCTAGCGGATCTTGCTCTGTACGCTAACTACGGTTTTGCTTCGAAAAAAGCGAAGGAACAACCTTATTACGATATCGATTCTTACCAAGTAGGTGGAGAGATTTCTGCTGGTAAGCACAAATTGGTTGTACGTTATTCTGACAATGCTAAAGACAGTGTTTTCGATATGACCGAAGATCAGAAAGCACTATTATTCAGCTTTAACGGTGAGCAGGAAGTCTCCAATGACTTAGGTGTTCAATACTTGGCAGCCTATCAGTCCTTAGACGTCGCTGACTTTAATGACAGAGTAAACTACAACGTAATTGTTCGACCTACTTATGCTTGGGATAATATGAATTCAACATGGTTGGACGCTGGCTTCAGTTTGGTTGATTACAAGCATGTTGATGCGAAAAATAGCTCTTGGAAAGTAACACTTTCACAAAATATTGCTATTAGCTCAAAAACTTGGGCACGTCCTATGTTGCGTTTCTATGCGACAATCGGCAAGGCAGACAATGAGTACATTGGCTTTGACTCATCGACAGGCCAAATGAAATCAAGCAATTTAGATACTGCGACTTTCGGCGCAATGTTCGAAGCTTGGTGGTAA
- a CDS encoding ABC transporter ATP-binding protein: MIEVKNLHVRFGELTLAKEVSFTLKPGQVTAILGPNGTGKSTLLKTLFGDVNVEQGEILFNQHSLCKKQLSSWRARFGYMPQDIHLDVNLTVIEVILLGRLDALSMRIDDAMLHDGIAILGSLGIEHLAHRDVRTLSGGQCQMVLFAQALMRQPEIVMLDEPVSALDLHHQHVLLQHLVKQTKLKNYISIMVLHDLNLAAQYADNLLVMKQGELVAQGHPSKLLTSELIHQLYQVESDVLFDEQGVPFIRTRRPAETAH; the protein is encoded by the coding sequence ATGATTGAAGTCAAGAATCTCCACGTGCGCTTTGGCGAGTTAACGTTAGCAAAAGAAGTCAGTTTCACTCTCAAACCGGGTCAAGTGACGGCGATACTCGGCCCGAACGGAACGGGAAAAAGTACCTTGCTAAAAACACTCTTTGGTGATGTCAACGTAGAGCAAGGCGAAATCCTCTTTAACCAGCATTCGTTATGCAAGAAGCAACTTAGCAGTTGGCGCGCTCGATTTGGTTACATGCCACAAGACATTCATCTGGATGTCAATTTGACGGTCATTGAAGTGATCTTGTTAGGACGTCTTGATGCGTTAAGCATGCGTATTGATGATGCCATGCTTCATGATGGCATTGCCATTTTGGGCAGTTTGGGCATTGAGCATTTAGCTCACCGTGATGTAAGAACCTTGAGTGGAGGACAGTGTCAGATGGTGCTGTTTGCCCAGGCGTTAATGCGTCAGCCCGAAATTGTTATGCTCGATGAACCTGTTAGCGCTTTAGACCTGCATCACCAGCATGTTTTACTTCAACATTTGGTCAAGCAGACAAAACTAAAAAACTACATCAGTATCATGGTATTACATGATTTAAACTTGGCTGCACAGTATGCAGACAACTTATTGGTGATGAAGCAAGGTGAGTTGGTCGCTCAAGGCCACCCGAGCAAGCTGTTAACATCTGAACTTATCCATCAGTTGTATCAGGTTGAATCGGATGTTCTCTTTGATGAACAAGGTGTTCCATTTATCCGCACACGGCGACCAGCCGAGACTGCACATTGA
- a CDS encoding NADP-dependent oxidoreductase, which yields MALSTNRQIVLASRPVGAPNAENFRLVESNIPSPAAGEILLRSVYLSLDPYMRGRMSDAKSYAEPVAIDQVMVGGTVCQVEASQHAEFEVGEWVLAYTGWQDYALSNGEGLIKLGKTPAHPSYALGVMGMPGFTAYMGLLDIGQPKAGDTLVVAAATGAVGSMVGQIGKLKGCRVIGIAGGEEKCQFAKQTLGFDDCLDHKAADFAEQLARVCDKGIDIYFENVGGKVFDAVLPLLNSGARVPLCGLISQYNATSLPEGPDRMSMLMAQLLIKRIKMQGFIIFDDYAHRYGEFAADMSQWLAEGKIHYREHLVQGLENAADAFIGLLEGKNFGKLVVQTNQPR from the coding sequence ATGGCTCTCTCTACAAATCGTCAAATCGTCCTCGCTTCACGCCCAGTGGGCGCACCGAACGCGGAAAACTTTCGCTTAGTTGAAAGCAATATCCCCTCGCCTGCGGCCGGAGAAATCTTACTTCGATCGGTGTATCTGTCACTCGATCCTTACATGCGCGGCCGCATGAGCGACGCTAAGTCGTACGCCGAGCCAGTGGCGATTGATCAAGTGATGGTCGGCGGTACCGTCTGCCAAGTCGAGGCCTCACAGCATGCCGAATTCGAAGTGGGTGAATGGGTGTTGGCGTACACCGGTTGGCAAGATTACGCCCTTTCCAACGGTGAAGGCTTGATTAAACTCGGCAAAACACCAGCCCATCCCTCTTACGCGCTGGGCGTCATGGGTATGCCCGGCTTTACTGCCTACATGGGTTTATTGGACATCGGTCAGCCCAAAGCGGGCGACACACTAGTGGTGGCAGCTGCAACAGGCGCGGTTGGCTCTATGGTTGGGCAGATTGGCAAACTCAAAGGCTGCCGCGTGATTGGTATTGCTGGCGGCGAGGAGAAATGCCAGTTTGCCAAACAGACCTTAGGGTTTGACGACTGTTTGGACCACAAAGCCGCAGATTTTGCCGAGCAGCTCGCTCGCGTGTGTGATAAAGGCATTGATATCTATTTTGAAAATGTCGGCGGTAAAGTGTTTGATGCCGTCTTGCCGCTGCTCAATAGCGGTGCGCGCGTGCCTCTTTGTGGACTCATTTCACAATACAATGCAACCTCACTGCCTGAAGGCCCGGATCGCATGTCGATGTTGATGGCGCAACTGCTGATCAAGCGCATCAAGATGCAAGGCTTTATTATTTTTGATGATTACGCCCATCGCTACGGCGAATTTGCCGCGGATATGTCACAGTGGTTGGCCGAAGGTAAGATTCATTATCGTGAGCATTTAGTGCAAGGTTTAGAAAATGCCGCCGACGCCTTTATTGGCCTGCTTGAAGGAAAGAACTTCGGCAAGCTGGTTGTGCAAACCAATCAACCACGCTAG
- a CDS encoding DUF3012 domain-containing protein, whose translation MKTTLLALLSLLTLSACTEVGSKSWCDEMREKPKSEWNTQNTLDFAKHCLLNNEVGSQSWCEDMDEKSKGDWTAKEATSYAKYCVL comes from the coding sequence ATGAAAACAACACTACTGGCCCTTTTAAGTCTACTAACCCTTTCTGCCTGTACGGAAGTTGGTAGCAAAAGTTGGTGTGATGAGATGCGCGAAAAACCCAAAAGCGAGTGGAATACGCAAAACACATTGGATTTCGCCAAGCACTGCTTACTCAACAATGAAGTTGGCAGCCAAAGTTGGTGCGAAGATATGGATGAAAAATCCAAAGGTGACTGGACAGCGAAAGAAGCGACCTCTTACGCCAAGTATTGTGTGCTCTAA
- a CDS encoding ABC transporter substrate-binding protein — MHQKLLMIASLVFSSAAFSAVTTVTDILGREVTFDAPAQRVIVGFYPEDYMAIGTEAAFDKVVGMSKYIWQARPTNWEMYVKHRPSLDKIPEIGRVDTNAFSLEKVISLSPDLIMLADWQYKALSNEVTRLEEMGIPVLVVDYNAQTIERHVKSTQLIGVITGQTERAEKIAQDYAQNAAMITERLEKANLPKPKIYTEFGASGINDIGYTFGKNMWGAIATTAWGDNIATPYVEWWGQMNPEQIIASNPDVIVITGYESGSSDSSMIIGQGVAEEKAQAALQGFKQRLGWSTLSAVKNNRMYAAYHGACRTIMDGAMIQFYAKALYPELFADLNPSRAYHEFYQKYLPVLPEGTFVTQLR, encoded by the coding sequence ATGCATCAAAAACTATTGATGATCGCTTCGCTTGTGTTTAGCTCCGCAGCGTTCTCTGCTGTGACCACTGTGACTGATATTCTGGGGCGCGAAGTTACTTTCGACGCGCCAGCGCAACGCGTGATCGTCGGATTTTACCCTGAGGATTACATGGCGATTGGTACAGAAGCGGCATTTGATAAGGTCGTTGGAATGTCAAAGTACATTTGGCAAGCTCGGCCAACAAATTGGGAGATGTACGTTAAACACCGCCCTTCTTTAGACAAAATTCCTGAGATTGGCCGAGTAGACACTAACGCCTTTTCACTAGAAAAAGTGATCAGTTTAAGCCCTGATTTGATTATGCTCGCTGATTGGCAATATAAGGCACTCTCTAACGAAGTGACTCGATTGGAAGAAATGGGGATTCCAGTGCTTGTGGTTGACTATAATGCTCAGACCATTGAGCGACATGTCAAAAGTACCCAACTAATTGGTGTTATTACTGGGCAAACAGAGAGAGCCGAAAAAATTGCTCAAGACTATGCGCAAAATGCAGCCATGATCACTGAGCGCCTAGAGAAAGCCAACCTGCCAAAACCCAAGATCTACACAGAGTTCGGCGCTAGCGGCATCAATGACATCGGCTATACATTCGGTAAAAACATGTGGGGAGCCATCGCAACCACAGCGTGGGGAGACAACATTGCCACCCCTTATGTTGAATGGTGGGGCCAAATGAACCCAGAACAAATAATTGCCAGCAACCCAGACGTCATCGTCATTACTGGTTACGAATCTGGAAGCTCTGATAGTTCAATGATTATTGGTCAAGGAGTTGCTGAAGAAAAAGCACAAGCAGCGTTGCAAGGCTTCAAACAACGTCTTGGCTGGTCCACGCTCTCTGCGGTGAAAAACAACCGCATGTATGCCGCTTATCACGGTGCCTGTCGCACCATCATGGATGGCGCCATGATTCAATTTTATGCCAAGGCGCTCTATCCAGAGCTGTTTGCCGATCTCAATCCTAGCCGGGCTTATCACGAGTTTTACCAGAAGTATCTTCCCGTCTTGCCTGAAGGAACCTTTGTCACTCAGCTTCGCTAA
- a CDS encoding putative glycoside hydrolase, translated as MKLCNGKVIILSILSTSMVGCNFDKEIKNLEVKQSEELILLGTSANESFTSWIQSEKDNWNLMQVNGAQVSMNSIGAVLINNNGEKDTADVQVSGNGSGMYMIKSDSPLNLEKYSSGYIAFKIRPKSAFPSSFSVSIDNEWPNRSSLQLSNILTESGKWASVTIPVNCMKPVDGATAINLKSVATPFHLDVKEKFDYEITDIIYKLKEEKPTIDPISCNVAKDNDTPTEVIPSLQTDEVALYYFGNKNGSQDLSEMYPVNSFGANVENTNQTVHATFSQNGGVFLGKDDSNSDLSTYSENLLAIDLNVSSYGDSDNIQLRMDGSSVDFGRFMTIEKSLIPEGSAWYRCHFPISSLIPTENLSSVNKAVYLSGVWDSMNGLEFSFTNVAIKKIPSGYDSSQACEEIK; from the coding sequence ATGAAATTATGTAATGGCAAAGTTATTATTCTATCTATTTTGTCTACCTCGATGGTTGGTTGTAACTTTGATAAAGAGATTAAAAATCTAGAAGTAAAACAAAGCGAAGAACTGATCTTATTAGGAACGTCAGCAAATGAGAGCTTTACTTCCTGGATACAATCTGAAAAAGATAATTGGAATCTTATGCAGGTTAATGGTGCACAGGTTTCAATGAACAGTATCGGTGCAGTGCTCATTAACAATAATGGTGAAAAAGACACCGCTGATGTCCAAGTTTCCGGAAATGGCAGTGGTATGTATATGATTAAATCAGATAGCCCACTTAATCTGGAGAAATACAGTTCAGGTTACATAGCGTTTAAAATCCGCCCGAAAAGCGCCTTTCCGTCATCATTCTCAGTCTCAATCGACAATGAATGGCCTAATAGAAGCAGCTTGCAACTGTCAAATATTCTTACGGAGTCAGGCAAGTGGGCAAGCGTAACCATTCCAGTAAACTGCATGAAACCAGTCGATGGAGCGACAGCGATAAATCTAAAAAGCGTCGCTACGCCTTTTCACCTAGATGTGAAAGAGAAATTTGATTATGAGATTACTGACATTATCTATAAGTTAAAAGAAGAAAAGCCGACCATTGATCCTATTTCGTGTAACGTTGCTAAAGATAACGATACTCCTACTGAGGTTATTCCGAGTTTACAAACCGATGAAGTTGCTTTGTATTACTTCGGAAATAAAAATGGATCACAAGATTTGAGCGAAATGTATCCAGTAAACAGTTTCGGAGCAAATGTAGAAAATACCAACCAGACTGTTCACGCTACATTTTCCCAAAATGGAGGTGTTTTCTTAGGCAAAGATGATTCAAATAGCGATCTATCGACGTATTCAGAGAATCTCTTAGCCATTGATCTGAATGTTTCAAGCTACGGTGATTCAGATAACATCCAACTTCGTATGGATGGCAGTAGTGTCGATTTTGGCCGATTTATGACTATCGAAAAATCTCTTATCCCAGAGGGCTCGGCATGGTATCGATGCCATTTTCCGATTTCATCATTGATACCGACAGAGAATCTATCTTCTGTCAATAAAGCCGTTTATCTATCGGGTGTTTGGGATAGCATGAATGGGCTGGAATTTAGTTTTACTAATGTTGCCATAAAGAAAATCCCTAGTGGTTATGACTCATCTCAAGCCTGTGAGGAAATAAAATAA
- a CDS encoding methyl-accepting chemotaxis protein translates to MKKVETLSSDDEQFRDRIEEGVIYSDLLIDKLRSLLSSFKIYLTDKNDNITQQIDFRVFLSELYNNLNESYNFSSKRNVKESISGLLHQVRFISSEVDYLFYLRDSLEFSSIEHRLNNRKRLLAEAIDKLKLDEISLYRDNEKLLSTLEEQLFDDTGVVKEHMRLVRQSEDLFESRNLIEVMLDKQVTIINSLLEYSQDLSRVHYDKSLSSYQYSLIYIILITIFSVVISTLIGVSIARMISKASKAVNSTLSNIEEKDLSVRVSYSQNDEFGAISNKINSVIDHLAIMIAQIRESANDLNHASVENQDISKSLNYSVLEQTKQTQIVVDVMTEIENSVEEITTFARQTLLTVQDAVESSHSGQDTMAKNLQFLQELSENMLLFIETIIQLDSESRNIETILHSITGISEQTNLLALNAAIEAARAGEQGRGFSVVADEVRLLASQSAESANYIQKIVRQFQSKSQQAVALINHSNAAMESCKNQTLEVGNVLSKIHHMLSVVEANSHQVVIKTDVHNKLTSLVASNIESIQSLSSKNAQFSRKLAESAVNLEAMADGQSKLTSSFSL, encoded by the coding sequence TTGAAAAAGGTAGAAACATTATCCTCAGATGATGAACAGTTCAGAGATAGAATAGAAGAAGGTGTTATCTATAGTGATCTATTGATTGACAAACTGCGATCTTTACTAAGTTCGTTTAAAATATATCTAACAGATAAAAATGATAATATTACTCAACAGATAGATTTCAGAGTTTTTTTGTCAGAACTTTATAACAATTTAAATGAAAGTTATAATTTTTCTTCAAAAAGAAATGTCAAAGAGTCCATTTCTGGCTTACTCCATCAAGTCAGATTCATCTCCAGTGAAGTTGACTACCTTTTCTACTTACGTGATTCGTTAGAATTCAGTTCAATCGAGCACAGATTAAATAATAGAAAAAGGTTGTTAGCTGAAGCGATTGATAAGCTCAAGTTAGATGAAATTTCACTCTACAGGGATAATGAAAAGCTATTATCAACACTTGAAGAGCAACTTTTTGATGATACTGGTGTTGTCAAAGAGCACATGAGGTTAGTCAGGCAGAGTGAAGATCTATTTGAATCGAGAAATCTGATAGAAGTAATGCTTGATAAGCAAGTTACTATCATCAATTCTCTTTTGGAGTATTCCCAAGATCTTTCACGCGTTCATTATGATAAGTCACTCAGCAGTTATCAATATTCGCTTATTTATATCATACTTATTACCATTTTTTCTGTGGTTATTTCTACTTTAATTGGTGTAAGCATTGCTCGTATGATATCAAAAGCCAGTAAAGCTGTTAACTCAACACTGAGTAACATAGAAGAAAAAGATCTATCAGTTAGAGTAAGTTACTCGCAGAACGATGAATTTGGTGCCATATCAAATAAAATTAATTCTGTTATCGATCATCTCGCCATTATGATTGCCCAGATACGAGAATCAGCAAACGATTTGAATCACGCATCGGTTGAAAATCAAGACATCAGTAAATCACTTAATTATTCTGTATTGGAACAAACGAAGCAGACTCAAATCGTCGTGGATGTAATGACTGAAATTGAAAACTCTGTAGAAGAGATTACCACTTTCGCTAGGCAAACTCTGTTAACCGTTCAAGATGCCGTTGAGAGTTCGCATTCTGGTCAGGACACGATGGCGAAGAATCTCCAATTTTTGCAGGAGTTATCTGAGAATATGCTGTTATTTATCGAGACTATTATTCAACTTGATTCTGAAAGCCGAAATATAGAAACCATTTTGCACTCGATAACTGGTATCTCAGAACAAACGAACTTGCTTGCACTAAATGCGGCCATTGAAGCAGCTCGTGCTGGTGAACAGGGAAGAGGCTTTTCTGTTGTTGCGGATGAAGTTCGCTTGTTGGCTTCTCAGTCTGCAGAGTCAGCAAACTACATTCAAAAGATAGTTAGGCAGTTTCAATCTAAATCCCAACAAGCGGTGGCACTTATTAATCACTCTAATGCTGCAATGGAAAGCTGTAAAAATCAAACCTTAGAGGTAGGGAATGTGTTATCAAAGATCCATCACATGTTGAGTGTTGTAGAAGCCAATAGCCATCAGGTTGTTATCAAAACCGATGTTCATAATAAGTTGACTTCTCTTGTAGCAAGTAATATTGAAAGTATACAAAGCTTGTCCAGTAAAAACGCTCAGTTCTCAAGAAAATTGGCTGAATCGGCAGTTAATCTGGAAGCAATGGCTGATGGTCAATCAAAACTAACCTCCAGTTTTTCATTATAG